A window of Thermus caldifontis contains these coding sequences:
- a CDS encoding branched-chain amino acid ABC transporter permease translates to MMAWLPKWRAMGKKDLSLSLVRVTLVGLFVLPLLFQGYTLYLATEAAILGLAAVALSFLLGHGGIPSLGQAAFLGIGAYTLGLSLKAGLPLVVGLILAPLLAGLYAFVTGIFLFRTHGIFILMLTLAFGQMVYSVAHKWASVTGGDDGLSLPGNILSPALMHLAAVVLLFLVIVLLRFLLATPFGKTLEAIRQNEEKVRSLGVTTFYFKLWAYVLAAFLTGLAGAGLALHRTFVSPHDLFWITSATLMVMVLLGGSRGLFGAAFGALLYTLIQAWVSSFSELWGLFVGLLLIGTVLFAREGIWPLLERKLGGNRGSA, encoded by the coding sequence CGGCCTTTTCGTCCTGCCCCTGCTCTTTCAAGGGTATACCCTATACCTGGCCACGGAAGCCGCTATCCTAGGCCTCGCCGCCGTCGCCCTAAGCTTTTTACTCGGTCACGGAGGCATTCCCTCCCTGGGGCAAGCCGCCTTCCTTGGCATCGGCGCCTACACCTTGGGCCTTTCCTTAAAGGCAGGCCTCCCTCTTGTAGTCGGCTTAATTTTGGCTCCCTTGTTAGCTGGCCTCTACGCTTTCGTTACCGGAATCTTCCTGTTCCGCACGCACGGAATCTTCATCCTCATGCTCACGCTGGCCTTCGGTCAGATGGTTTACTCCGTGGCCCACAAATGGGCCAGTGTAACCGGGGGAGACGATGGCCTAAGCCTCCCAGGAAACATTCTGAGCCCAGCCCTCATGCACCTTGCAGCCGTTGTGCTGCTTTTCTTGGTGATTGTACTCTTGCGCTTTCTTCTCGCCACGCCCTTCGGGAAGACCCTCGAGGCCATCCGACAGAATGAGGAGAAGGTTCGGTCCTTAGGGGTTACCACCTTTTACTTCAAGCTCTGGGCTTACGTACTTGCCGCTTTCCTCACTGGCCTAGCCGGGGCAGGTTTGGCCTTACATCGTACCTTCGTTAGCCCACACGACCTCTTCTGGATCACTTCCGCCACCCTGATGGTTATGGTACTCCTCGGCGGCAGTCGCGGCCTTTTTGGGGCAGCGTTTGGGGCTTTGCTTTACACCCTTATTCAGGCCTGGGTCAGTTCCTTCAGCGAGCTTTGGGGGCTTTTCGTGGGGCTCCTACTTATAGGAACCGTCCTGTTTGCTCGTGAAGGGATCTGGCCCCTTCTAGAGCGTAAGCTCGGAGGGAACCGTGGAAGCGCTTAG